A genomic region of Kluyveromyces marxianus DMKU3-1042 DNA, complete genome, chromosome 5 contains the following coding sequences:
- the PSF1 gene encoding DNA replication protein PSF1 → MYGDLANKLVLEAKRTQQLSQAGFNKQQLPAYQDELIRGIIREVSALKKNVDYLREEQLADQNNKMTQCRYVVAMLSMERNKRCLLAYEKLRSELLDAMVWDNNGMEFSSLLSTSNSKTQFDSSMLSHAEQEYLKEYSQLLTELKSGQLSEIDLTGTLEPPSDVFIDVRVLKDAGQIETEYGVFNLIKDSQFFVRQSDVERLIQQGYLQKI, encoded by the coding sequence ATGTATGGAGATTTAGCTAACAAACTGGTGCTCGAAGCTAAGAGAACACAACAGCTATCACAAGCAGGATTTAACAAGCAACAACTACCAGCATACCAAGATGAGCTTATAAGAGGAATCATAAGAGAGGTATCTGCACTGAAAAAGAATGTGGATTACCTGCGTGAAGAACAGCTCGCAGATCAAAACAACAAGATGACGCAGTGCAGGTATGTGGTAGCGATGCTGTCAATGGAAAGGAACAAGAGATGTCTACTGGCATACGAAAAGTTGAGAAGCGAGCTGCTGGACGCAATGGTGTGGGATAACAACGGAATGGAGTTTTCCAGTCTGCTTTCGACATCTAATTCCAAAACACAATTTGACTCTTCCATGCTATCTCATGCAGAACAAGAATATCTAAAGGAATACTCGCAGCTGCTTACAGAGCTGAAAAGCGGACAACTTTCAGAAATAGATCTCACGGGAACTCTAGAGCCCCCAAGTGACGTGTTCATAGATGTAAGAGTCCTCAAAGATGCCGGCCAAATTGAAACAGAATATGGTGTCTTTAACCTCATCAAAGACTCACAGTTCTTCGTTAGA